The nucleotide window CTCGGGCCAGGGCCAGTTCGGCCAGCAGGGCATGAGCCTTCCAGACCTGCGGCATGCTCTCCAGGACCGCCTGGAATTCGGCGGCGGCCGCGGCCTTGTCCCAATGGTTGTTGAGCAGCAGGAGGCCCCGGTGCCAGCGCATCCAGCCGTAGCGGCGGGGCAAGCCCACGAGCTTCTCGCTCTCGCGCAGCGCCTCCGAGGACCAGCGCAGGCGGTCCAGCAGCACGCTGGTCAACAGGATGTACCAGGGCTGGAAGCGGCCGCGGCCGGAGCCCTTGAGCGCGGCCTGCAGCAGGTCGTAGAGGCCGGAATCCGGGAACGTGGCCAAGCCCCGGTCCACGGGATACATGATGGCTTCGACGACCTCGGCCGGGGGCCGCGTGGCCATGACGCGGTCCCCCAAGGCGAAGGCGGGCTGGAATCTCCCGGCGGCCACGAGCCCGCGTATCTTCTGGACCAGGAGCTTCAGCGCTTCGAGGCGGGCGGAGCCCGGCGGCAGGTCCCAGGGGCCGCGCCGGAGGGCGGTGGCGTTCATCGAGAGACATTATATACCATGTCACCGTCGCTATGACCGCCACCGCCAGCCGGGACAATGCGCTGCGCGCCTCCGTCGCGGACCGCTTCGCTCCGCAGTACGACATCACCAGCCTGCTGACCAACGTCAACCGCGAGCACGCGGAGGAGGAGCTCGACGCCTCGGCGGTCCGCGAGCTGTGGCGGCGTCATGCGGGCGCCGACCGGAAGAAGACCTGCCGCTGCGAACTCTCCGCCTACATCCATATCCCTTTTTGCAAGCAGAAATGCGCCTATTGCTGCTACTATTCGGTCCCCTTGGAGCGGCCGGTCTGGCTGGGCCGCTACCTCGATTCTCTGGGGGCCCAGTTGGACTACTTCGCCCCGGCTTTCGCCGGCCGCCGCTTCGAGACCCTCTATATCGGGGGCGGGACGCCGAGTCTCCTGAGTCCGCGCCAGCTGCGCAGCCTCTTCGCGAAGCTGTTCCGGCGCTACGCCTTCTGCGGCGAGGGCGAGCGGGCCTTCGAGTTCAATCCCTTCAGCGTGAGCGCGGGGAAGCTCGCGCTGCTCGAGGAGTTCGGCTTCAATCGGATCAGCATGGGCGTGCAGTCCTTCCGGCCCGCGGTCCTGCGGCGCGAGAACCGCGGCTATCAGACCACGGAGACCGTGGCCCGGGCGATGGGGCTCATCCTGGGCCGCGGCCGCTTCATGCTCAACGTGGACCTGCTCTTGGGCCTGCGCGGCGACGGCCAGGCCTCCTTCCTCAAGACCCTCGATGCGCTCCTCGCGCTCAAGCCCAGTACGGTCACGGCCTATCCGGTCAAGCCCACGGTCGCCTACCTCTGCGACCATTACGGCGGCGACATGCGCCGCTTCGAGGCGGACTTGGCGCGGCGCTACGGCGAGGTGGGCGGCCAAGCCGCGGCCGTGGCCCGCCGGCGCGGGTATTTTCTGCGCCCGGAGCGGCCCAGCCTGCGGGACAACGACTGGCTCTTCCGGCGGGAGCCCCTGCGCCGGCTCGAGTACGTCTACGACGACATCGCGCCGCAGCCGGTCTCCATCTTCTCATTGGGGCCGACCGCGCGTTCGCGCATCGCCGGGGAACTGGCCTATTACCAGACGGGGACCCACGAGGCGGCGTTCTCCCCCGAGGCCAAGGTCTGGCGGGGGCTCAGGATCGACCGGCGCTGGGAGATGAGGAAGTTCGTCCTGCGGGAGCTGCTGGACCGCGGCGCGGTCTCGCCGGAGCGCTTCCGGGGCCTTTTTGGGACCGGTCTCGGCGCGGCATTCCCGGGGACATCGCGGGTCCTGCGGCCGGGGGGGGGAGGGGCCGGCTGGGAGCTTGACGACAGGACGCCGCGGCAGGTCTTCCTGGCCGCGCTGCGCTTCCTCGCCCCGGAAGAGCTCGAAGGCATGTCCGAGGTGCGTTTTTCCCTCAGCTCGGGCAAGGGCTCCTGGCGCCTGAGCCTGCACCGGCTCGCCGACGGCGAGCCCAGCATGAGCCGGGCCGGGAGCTTGGGGCTGATCCTCAAGGGTGAGCCCGCCGCGCTGATCGCGCCCCAGGTCGACGGGGCGCTGCTCAAGTTCGTGACCGCGGCTTTCCTGCGGGCGGCCGGACGCGCGCGCGCCGCGTCGCCGGTGCGCGTCGCCCCCGTGCTGTTGGCCCAACTGAGGTCCCTGGTGGCGCGCCTGGAGCGGGCGGGACGCATCCCCAGGGGCGCATTGCGCTTGACCCGGGAGGAGTCATCCTGAAGCGGTCAGGGCACGCCTTCATCCTGATCCCCTGGCATATCGGTCATTGGCAGGACATGACCTTGCGCGCCGTCGCGGAGACCAAACGCCTGCGCTGCCTCGTGACGGAAGACGCCGGCGAGGCCCGGAGGCAGTTCGCGGACCTGCGCCTGGACTGCGCCGGCAAGGAGTTCCTGGAGGTGCCGTCGCGTCCCCAGCCGGCGTTCCTGCGCCGGGTCCTGGACCGGCTGCGCGTCGAGGACGTGGGCATGGTCTCCTTGGGCGGCGTTCCTTGTTTTATGGATCCGGGCGGCTGGCTGGTGCGCGAGTTGCGGGCCAGGGGCGTGCCGGTGCGGGCCTTGGCGGGAGCATCGAGCCTGGCC belongs to Elusimicrobiota bacterium and includes:
- a CDS encoding radical SAM protein, producing MTATASRDNALRASVADRFAPQYDITSLLTNVNREHAEEELDASAVRELWRRHAGADRKKTCRCELSAYIHIPFCKQKCAYCCYYSVPLERPVWLGRYLDSLGAQLDYFAPAFAGRRFETLYIGGGTPSLLSPRQLRSLFAKLFRRYAFCGEGERAFEFNPFSVSAGKLALLEEFGFNRISMGVQSFRPAVLRRENRGYQTTETVARAMGLILGRGRFMLNVDLLLGLRGDGQASFLKTLDALLALKPSTVTAYPVKPTVAYLCDHYGGDMRRFEADLARRYGEVGGQAAAVARRRGYFLRPERPSLRDNDWLFRREPLRRLEYVYDDIAPQPVSIFSLGPTARSRIAGELAYYQTGTHEAAFSPEAKVWRGLRIDRRWEMRKFVLRELLDRGAVSPERFRGLFGTGLGAAFPGTSRVLRPGGGGAGWELDDRTPRQVFLAALRFLAPEELEGMSEVRFSLSSGKGSWRLSLHRLADGEPSMSRAGSLGLILKGEPAALIAPQVDGALLKFVTAAFLRAAGRARAASPVRVAPVLLAQLRSLVARLERAGRIPRGALRLTREESS